In Colletotrichum higginsianum IMI 349063 chromosome 3, whole genome shotgun sequence, a genomic segment contains:
- a CDS encoding Vitamin H transporter — MASALKESVPRDKWWEWRWFSPDDTKEERRLITKIDLLLVPYSVLGYWVKYVDQSNLNNAYVAGLKEDLGFYGNELVQLQTLFTLGSVLGQIPFL; from the exons ATGGCGTCTGCACTTAAGGAATCCGTCCCGAGGGACAAGTGGTGGGAATGGAGGTGGTTTTCTCCCGACGACACAAAGGAAGAGAGGCGCCTGATCACCAAGATTGACCTCCTCTTGGTGCCCTACTCCGTCCTCG GGTATTGGGTCAAATATGTCGACCAATCGAACTTGAACAACGCCtacgtcgccggcctgaAGGAGGATCTCGGCTTCTACGGCAACGAACTCGTCCAGCTCCAGACTCTGTTCACTCTGGGATCGGTGCTTGGCCAGATCCCCTTTCTGTGA
- a CDS encoding Metallo-beta-lactamase superfamily protein has protein sequence MANIPESDNVVRVKLIDTTTAMVGTAESFVQPVVPGHEVINFCSLAFLLENEALGKRAMFDLGVRKDYWNLPKAAQQGVLGPDSVIFGMSVEKGVDEVLRDGGVDPKSIDYCIWSHAHFDHRGDVSIFPKSTTLVTGPGYFSSKGRPGGRDDPQAAPEFEGRVLKEAEFDGGLTVGKFKAQDFFGDGSLYLLEAPGHQPEHICALARTTPSSAPGGATFVFLGGDICHFAGVFRPTADTPLPEGIPASAITRRSDWSSKAACPCSYFTPHHPNAKDEDSARTTPWYQLPRSGEHPVYVDIDLAADSVSKMRELDIEDNIMVCIAHDASLLDVLPVFNREPSRDINDWKKEGWKETTYWSWLNEVAVEGKTPRPPVVEGFWRDGKKWDYASHLNSLG, from the exons ATGGCCAACATCCCAGAGTCAGACAATGTCGTGCGCGTCAAGCTGATTGACACGACGACCGCCATGGTCGGCACGGCCGAGTCCTTCGTGCAGCCGGTCGTGCCAGGGCACGAAGTCATCAACTTTTGCTCATTAGCATTCCTCCTCGAGAACGAAGCTCTCGGGAAGAGGGCTATGTTCGACCTCGGAGTCCGTAAAGACTACTGGAACCTGCCAAAGGCCGCTCAACAAGGGGTCCTGGGACCCGACAGTGTCATCTTCGGTATGAGTGTCGAAAagggcgtcgatgaggtCTTGAGAGACGGGGGCGTCGACCCCAAATCTATTG ACTACTGCATTTGGTCTCACGCACATTTCGACCACCGCGGCGATGTGTCTATTTTCCCCAAGTCGACGACCTTGGTTACTGGCCCTGGGTACTTCTCTTCGAAGGGCAGGCCAGGCGGACGAGACGATCCGCAGGCAGCCCCCGAGTTCGAAGGTCGGGTGCTCAAAGAGGCGGAATTCGACGGCGGTCTCACGGTGGGCAAGTTCAAGGCCCAAGACTTCTTTGGCGACGGTTCCCTTTATCTCCTGGAAGCCCCCGGACACCAGCCAGAGCACATTTGCGCTCTTGCGAGGACCACGCCCTCATCGGCTCCCGGTGGAGCGACCTttgtcttcctcggcggcgataTTTGCCACTTCGCGGGCGTCTTCCGGCCGACTGCGGACACGCCGCTCCCTGAAGGCATccccgcctcggccatcaCGAGACGTTCGGACTGGTCCTCCAAGGCGGCGTGCCCGTGCTCCTACTTCACACCCCATCACCCCAACGCCAAAGACGAGGACTCGGCCAGGACCACGCCGTGGTACCAGCTGCCCCGCAGCGGGGAGCACCCGGTCTACGTGGACATCGACCTGGCCGCGGACTCGGTGTCCAAAATGCGGgagctcgacatcgaggacAACATCATGGTTTGCATCGCGCACGATGCGAGCCTTTTGGACGTGCTGCCCGTGTTTAACAGAGAGCCGAGCAGAGACATCAACGACTGGAAGAAGGAAGGGTGGAAGGAGACGACGTACTGGAGCTGGTTGAACGAGGTCGCCGTGGAGGGCAAGacgccccggccgccggtcGTGGAAGGGTTTTGGAGGGATGGGAAGAAGTGGGATTATGCTTCACATCTGAATAGCCTCGGTTGA
- a CDS encoding Asparaginase, which translates to MPDLGPRSARLLLVPLLLAGRALAQSHPSPGLPMVINTWGGPFTAATDAAYQALVRPGASALDAVEIGCATCEANQCDGSVGFGGSPDERCETTLDAMIMDGVTMKSGSVAGLRRVKNAIGVARHVLEYTSHTMLAGDLATDFAVENGFPAENLTTEASAARCAEWRRSNCQSNYRQNVTPDPKSSCGPYTPVELDSGAAGYFDLIAPNSAQASHDTISMMALDASGVMAAGTSTNGASFKVPGRVGDGPITGSGSYVDGDVGACGATGDGDIMMRFLPCYQAVESMRRGMSPQEAARDAVVRMVRKYPAVASGIVVVNNKGEHGGAGSGWTFTYAFRGGKMNATEVVTVPPVCVSRSLDSTELR; encoded by the coding sequence ATGCCGGATCTCGGCCCCCGCTCCGCccggctcctcctcgtccccctcctcctcgccggccgcgccctcgcccaaTCTCACCCTTCCCCGGGCCTCCCCATGGTCATCAACACGTGGGGCGGCCccttcaccgccgccaccgacgccgcTTACCAGGCCCTCGTGAGGCCGGGCGCCtcggccctcgacgccgtcgagatcGGCTGCGCCACCTGCGAGGCCAACCAGTgcgacggcagcgtcggcttcggcggctcGCCCGACGAGCGCTGCGAGACCACCCTCGACGCCATGATCATGGACGGCGTCACCATGAAGTCCGgctccgtcgccggcctccgCCGCGTCAAGaacgccatcggcgtcgcccgcCACGTGCTCGAGTACACCTCCCACACCAtgctcgccggcgacctggccaccgacttcgccgtcgagaacGGCTTCCCGGCCGAGAACCTCACCACCGaggcctccgccgcccgctgcGCCGAGTGGCGCCGCAGCAACTGCCAGTCCAACTACAGGCAGAACGTCACGCCCGACCCCAAGTCGTCCTGCGGGCCGTACACccccgtcgagctcgactCGGGCGCCGCCGGGTATTTTGACCTCATCGCCCCGAACTCGGCCCAGGCATCCCACGACACCATCTCCATGATGGCACTGGACGCCAGTGGCGTCATGGCGGCCGGCACCTCGACCAACGGCGCTTCGTTCAAGGTGCCCGggcgcgtcggcgacggccccATCACCGGGTCCGGCTCCTACGTCGACGGGGACGTCGGTGCCTGCGGCGCgaccggcgacggcgacatcaTGATGCGGTTCTTGCCCTGCTaccaggccgtcgagagcATGAGGCGGGGCATGAGCCCGCAGGAGGCCGCGAGGGACGCCGTGGTGCGCATGGTGAGGAAGTACCCCGCCGTGGCGAGCGGGATTGTGGTCGTCAACAACAAGGGGGAGCACGGGGGAGCGGGATCCGGATGGACCTTTACATACGCCTTCAGGGGCGGCAAGATGAACGCCACCGAGGTCGTGACTGTGCCGCCCGTGTGCGTCAGTCGGTCGTTGGACAGCACAGAGCTGAGATAG
- a CDS encoding Septin, which produces MSNPIIRRKKNVKKGIQFSLMVCGASGTGRTTFVNMLCGRRVLEHKDADEPSRTQAEYGLEIKHITTGKFTSPHMLVGARLTLVGDAEVELDEENTCVSLTVVDTPGFGDDIDNEASFSKILEYLERQYDDHFAEETRIKRNPRFKDKRVHAMLYFITPTGHGLRELDIELMKRLAPRVNVIPVIGRADSLTSVELLQSKKLIMEDIEHYRIPIYNFPYDVEEDDEETIEENTELRGMMPFAIVGSEEVVEIHGRRVRARQYPWGIVEVDNPKHSDFLAVRSALLHSHLLDLKENTYDFLYENYRTEKLSNIINDGDRGSSPMSTEDLVSRSMRLKEQQLRKDEQHLREVEIKIQREIEEKRQELLAREAQLRDMEAQMQLAERGAGVGATQTDDAGDR; this is translated from the exons ATGTCTAACCCC ATCATTCGTCGAAAGAAGAATGTCAAGAAGGGAATCCAGTTCTCCCTCATGGTCTGCGGGGCATCAGGAACCG GCAGAACCACCTTCGTCAACATGCTGTGCGGGCGCAGGGTTCTTGAACACAAAGACGCAGATGAACCAAGCAGAACCCAAGCAGAGTACGGGCTAGAGATCAAGCACATCACCACTGGTAAATTCACGAGTCCACACATGTTGGTAGGCGCGAGGTTAACTTTGGTCGGCGATGCAGAGGTAGAGCTAGACGAGGAGAACACCTGCGTCTCCCTGACCGTCGTTGACACGCCTGGATTTGGGGACGACATCGACAATGAGGCCAG CTTCTCCAAAATCCTCGAATATCTCGAACGACAGTATGACGACCATTTCGCGGAAGAAACGCGCATCAAACGCAATCCTCGCTTCAAGGACAAGAGGGTCCACGCCATGCTCTATTTCATCACGCCGACAGGTCACGG CTTGCGCGAACTCGACATTGAGCTCATGAAGCGGCTCGCTCCGCGCGTCAACGTCATTCCCGTCATTGGCCGTGCCGATTCCCTCACCTCCGTCGAGCTATTGCAATCCAAAAAGCTGATTATGGAAGATATCGAGCACTACCGTATTCCCATATACAATTTCCCCTacgatgtcgaggaggacgacgaggagacaATTGAAGAAAACACGGAGCTGCGGGGCATGATGCCATTCGCGATCGTCGGCAGTGAAGAAGTCGTTGAGATCCATGGCCGGAGAGTCCGCGCTCGACAGTACCCCTGGGGAATCGTGGAGGTGGATAACCCAAAGCACTCGGACTTTCTGGCCGTCCGGTCAGCGCTGTTACACAGCCACCTGTTGGACCTGAAAGAGAACACGTACGATTTCTTGTACGAGAACTACCGCACGGAGAAGCTCTCGAATATCATCAATGACGGTGACAGAGG GAGCTCGCCCATGTCCACGGAAGACCTGGTTTCTCGGTCGATGCGCCTGAAAGAACAGCAGCTCCGAAAAGACGAACAACACTTGCGCGAAGTCGAGATCAAGATTCAGAGGGAGATTGAAGAGAAGCGGCAAGAGCTGCTGGCTCGTGAAGCCCAGCTGCGCGATATGGAGGCCCAAATGCAACTGGCTGAACGGGGTGCCGGGGTTGGTGCGACTCAGACAGACGATGCTGGTGATAGGTAG
- a CDS encoding Aminotransferase class-III, translating into MTTEHNRPVGADEPAVKIEQQLKVCVDRYVAENPGSGQVNRSASGSLPGGTTRSVLYYQPFPLAFSGGHGCHLTSVDGHEYLDFVSEYCAGMFGHSHPDIIAAVESVTKSGFTLGGPTPMEGELGGLLVERFPSVDAIRFCNSGTEANTMAIATALHFNGRKKVLVFENGYHGGTLSFSHGNPLILPHEFVYGRYNDVESTRPKITQDVGVIIVEPMQGAAGMIAGDAGFLRFLRDEATRIGAVLVFDEVITSRLHYGGLQEHLGITPDMTTIGKHFGGGFSFGAFGGRGEIMALYDPQSPRSLFHSGTWNNNVFSMTAGVAATKLLSRAALERNNELGDRLRRGLAAAFESRDASQVVTLTGFGSVIGVHFNGPSADTLRDLFFFYLLGKRIYVGRRGFLALNLTHGEEHIRRVLDAVGEFCDEVL; encoded by the exons ATGACCACGGAACACAACAGACCTGTCGGGGCGGACGAGCCAGCGGTCAAGATTGAGCAGCAACTCAAGGTATGCGTCGATAGATATGTTGCCGAGAACCCAGGGTCCGGCCAGGTCAACAGGAGCGCGTCCGGGTCGCTGCCAGGCGGGACGACGAGATCCGTTCTCTACTACCAACCCTTCCCGCTGGCCTTCTCGGGCGGCCACGGCTGCCATCTGACATCGGTAGACGGCCACGAGTATCTCGACTTTGTGTCCGAGTACTGCGCCGGCATGTTTGGCCACTCGCACCCggacatcatcgccgccgtcgagagcGTCACGAAGTCGGGCTTCACGCTGGGCGGGCCGACCCCCATGGAGGGCGAACTGGGGGGGTTGCTCGTCGAGCGGTTCCCCagcgtcgacgccatccgATTCTGCAACTCGGGGACTGAGGCGAACACGATGGCGATAGCTACGGCTCTGCACTTTAACGGGCGGAAGAAG GTTCTGGTTTTCGAGAATGGGTATCATGGCGGCACGCTTTCCTTCTCGCACGGGAACCCGCTCATTCTGCCTCATGAATTCGTCTACGGTCGATACAACGACGTCGAGTCCACTCGGCCCAAGATCACGCAAGACGTCGGGGTCATCATCGTGGAGCCGATGCAAGGCGCGGCCGGCATGATCGCAGGAGACGCCGGGTTCCTCCGGTTCCTCAGGGACGAGGCGACGCGgatcggcgccgtcctcgtcttcgacgaggtcatcacGTCGAGGCTGCACTACggcggcctgcaggagcACCTGGGCATCACGCCCGACATGACCACCATCGGGAAGCACTTTGGCGGGGGCTTCTCGTTCGGCGCCttcggcggccgcggggaGATCATGGCGCTGTACGACCCGCAGTCGCCGCGCAGCCTCTTCCACTCGGGGACGTGGAACAACAACGTCTTCTCCATGACGGCGGGCGTCGCGGCGACGAAGCTGCTGTCGAGGGCGGCCCTCGAGAGGAACAACGAGCTGGGCGACAGGCTCCGCCGGGGGCTCGCCGCGGCCTTCGAGTCCAGAGACGCGTCCCAGGTCGTCACGCTCACCGGCTTCGGGAGCGTCATCGGCGTGCACTTCAACGGGCCGTCGGCCGACACGCTGCGGgacctcttcttcttctacctGCTCGGGAAGAGGATATACGTCGGCCGTCGCGGGTTCCTTGCCTTGAACCTCACGCACGGGGAAGAGCACATCCGGCGTGTGCTCGATGCTGTTGGAGAGTTCTGCGACGAGGTGTTGTGA
- a CDS encoding Major facilitator superfamily transporter, with product MTYVPIQYLIPICDIMWGIFTLLQYRVNSYAELAAYRFMVGWFEAAFFPAMHYVFGSWYRGHEIARRGGIFYTGLAAGTLTAGLIQAGASRSLEGVHGLEGWRWMYIICAIITIPVGIFGFFVIPGTVDQPNRFCVNSKDIETARERLEKHGHVLHGKMKFGHIKRTLLGFRFWLVIATDVLFWNAGIHKNTGSYLLWIKSLGRYSAAKVNEMGTIAPALGIAYTLIACFASDMFLGPAWSITVCSALNALGLIFLTVWTVPEGGLWFGFATMYWSNALSSVFHGWVNNLLRDSPEERSFTLVLINLLSQSSTAWTPLLTFPTVEAPRFRKGYSFCLGCAIALIVFTWVMHYYLKRDRRQKAGSADEETSSRHGSGVTTSLEGDLKKAENSTAEEKNIEKNID from the exons ATGACATATGTCCCGATCCAATACCTCATCCCGATCTGCGACATTATGTGGGGTATCTTCACGCTCCTTCAGTACCGAGTCAACTCCTATGCCGAGTTGGCTGCGTACAGATTCATGGTCGGCTGGTTCGAGGCTGCTTTCTTCCCGGCGATGCACTACGTCTTTG GCTCTTGGTATCGAGGCCACGAGATTGCCCGCCGCGGAGGTATCTTCTACACCGGTCTGGCCGCCGGCACTCTAACCGCTGGCCTCATCCAAGCCGGCGCATCCAGATCTCTTGAAGGCGTCCATG GCCTGGAGGGCTGGAGATGGATGTACATCATCTGCGCCATAATCACCATCCCCGTCGGCatcttcggcttcttcgtcatcccgGGCACCGTCGACCAGCCCAACAGATTTTGCGTCAACAGCAAGGACATTGAGACCGCGCGCGAGCGTCTCGAGAAGCACGGCCACGTGCTGCACGGCAAGATGAAGTTCGGCCACATCAAACGGACCCTGCTCGGCTTCCGCTTCTGGCTCGTCATCGCGACCGACGTCCTCTTCTGGAACGCCGGCATCCACAAGAACACCGGCTCCTACCTGCTCTGGATCAAGAGCCTCGGGCGCTACAGCGCCGCCAAGGTCAACGAGATGGGGACCATCGCCCCCGCCCTCGGCATAGCCTACACCCTCATCGCCTGTTTCGCCTCGGACATGTTCCTCGGGCCGGCCTGGTCCATCACCGTCTGCTCGGCTCTCAACGCGCTCGGCCTCATCTTCTTGACCGTGTGGACCGTCCCCGAAGGCGGGCTATGGTTCGGGTTCGCAACCATGTATTGGTCCAACGCCCTGTCTTCCGTCTTCCACGGCTGGGTCAACAACCTTTTGCGCGACAGCCCCGAGGAACGTAGCTTCACCCTCGTGCTCATCAACCTGCTCTCGCAgagctcgacggcctggacgccCCTTCTCACCTTCCCTACGGTGGAGGCTCCCCGGTTCAGGAAAGGATATTCGTTTTGTCTGGGCTGTGCCATCGCTTTGATCGTCTTCACCTGGGTCATGCACTACTACCTGAAGAGGGACAGGAGACAGAAAGCTGGCTCGGCGGATGAGGAGACAAGTAGTCGTCATGGCAGCGGCGTGACGACCTCGCTTGAGGGCGACTTGAAGAAAGCCGAGAACTCTACTGCAGAGGAGAAGAACATTGAGAAGAACATTGACTAA
- a CDS encoding Mitochondrial carrier protein, which produces MTRRRDDDTAPYDPYTGVLPVLPPGTELSLPDKDPRSNAATAASAAGVRALSAQAIAFYFRAPVKAFFRTRVDYLAYARSVHQAQIDLLAQAAAREPSTRLRATLHQAWFYLRGTTPGVLTSAVKQHGWSVLPNQVLPPLIANVGVGAVLYTSYLTILGNLHEESGKARKTVYPPPHPTQTFTAGLLAGSLQSFIAAPLDAIQARYDHRDLITTEGGKPRSMWAFSAEKLREIGVRGIFAGWGLSLMKDSFGAAIFFSVFEYVKAQGYYRFVSWYYGGLEEHIVDFLAQKRPPKNHKLDEDDRQPLIIRPHYAIEPLFLLLGGLSASFAQQVVLHPLTHVQVEHWDRLEGLDAKAAKLKALRGADPSQRSDSWRMFRAYYRAYKETWSECCAEAAKEGLGVRKWLWRGFWWNTIRQVPSTSAGLIIFELVRRKYGLGNEEVRIEGDGYDILLN; this is translated from the coding sequence ATGACGCGACGTCGCGATGACGACACTGCACCCTACGACCCGTACACCGGCGTACTACCCGTTCTCCCGCCCGGCACCGAGCTCTCGCTCCCGGACAAGGACCCGCGCAGCAACGCCGCGacagccgcctcggccgccggcgtgCGTGCCCTGAGCGCCCAGGCCATCGCATTCTACTTCCGAGCCCCGGTCAAGGCCTTCTTCCGGACCCGCGTCGACTACCTCGCCTACGCCCGCAGTGTGCACCAGGCCCAGATCGACCTCCTCGCACAAGCTGCCGCGAGGGAGCCTTCCACCAGGTTGCGCGCGACCCTCCACCAGGCGTGGTTCTACCTGCGAGGCACCACCCCGGGCGTGCTCACCTCGGCGGTGAAACAGCATGGCTGGAGCGTCCTGCCGAACCAGGTTCTGCCGCCGCTCATCGCAAATGTAGGCGTCGGTGCTGTCCTGTACACCAGTTACCTCACCATCCTCGGCAATTTGCACGAGGAGAGCGGGAAGGCGAGAAAGACAGTCtatccgccgccgcacccGACGCAGACCTTCACTgcgggcctcctcgccggaaGCCTCCAGAGTTTTATTGCGGCGCCTTTGGACGCCATCCAGGCCCGGTATGACCACCGCGATCTCATCACCACCGAAGGCGGGAAGCCGAGGAGCATGTGGGCCTTcagcgccgagaagctgAGAGAGATTGGTGTGCGCGGCATATTCGCCGGCTGGGGCCTGTCCCTCATGAAGGACAGCTTTGGCGCCGCGATCTTCTTCAGCGTCTTCGAGTACGTCAAGGCCCAGGGGTACTACCGCTTCGTGTCCTGGTACTACGGCGGGCTGGAGGAGCACATCGtcgacttcctcgcccaGAAGCGACCGCCCAAGAATCACAAactcgacgaagacgacagaCAGCCGCTTATTATCCGGCCTCATTACGCCATCGAGCCTTTGTTCCTactgctcggcggcctgAGCGCCTCGTTCGCTCAACAGGTCGTTCTCCACCCGTTGACACATGTGCAAGTCGAGCACTGGGACCGTCTCGAAGGGCTGGAcgccaaggcggccaagcTGAAAGCACTCCGAGGCGCGGACCCGAGCCAACGAAGCGACAGCTGGAGGATGTTCCGGGCTTACTACCGAGCCTACAAGGAGACGTGGTCGGAGTGCTGTGCCGAAGCTGCCAAGGAAGGGCTGGGCGTGAGGAAGTGGCTGTGGCGCGGTTTCTGGTGGAACACGATCCGCCAGGTCCCCAGCACGAGCGCTGGGCTGATCATTTTCGAGCTGGTTCGACGCAAGTACGGCCTGGGCAACGAAGAGGTCCGCATCGAGGGGGACGGCTATGATATCCTACTCAACTAG
- a CDS encoding C6 zinc finger protein, with the protein MLGDPNTPSAWGAHVDGAAALVKFRNAKGVHTSLSRSMFRFIRRNVVLGQMQMCRPVDEVFSDTDVPLSPTQCPEDYLVWKAAQISHIQYRSNCLFAQRQDPGKTDVEDLFRSASVLDRELSEWSCTLPATWSYLAAMNIDSLGGSRFVPLQVHRYTDLYTARVWNFYRVSRLIVQSVIIRTASWLSAATEPGPFMDVGRIESSSRELVNDICATVPFLLGHDLSKMKLPISERGGRQGTRADQPTTKRNSLTSTGGFSLIWTLFVACSCSPVPEAQREWMLAQLRCLSELWETQARFACSEKSELLLGGADSVRFDCV; encoded by the exons ATGCTTGGGGATCCGAATACACCATCCGCATGGGGGGCCCATGTCGACGGAGCTGCCGCATTAGTGAAGTTTCGCAATGCAAAGGGAGTGCACACGTCCCTGTCACGCAGTATGTTCAGGTTCATCCGGAGGAACGTG GTTTTGGGACAGATGCAGATGTGTCGGCCGGTTGACGAAGTCTTTTCTGACACAGATGTGCCGCTGTCTCCAACCCAATGTCCGGAAGATTATCTTGTCTGGAAAGCGGCCCAGATCTCTCACATCCAGTACCGGAGCAACTGCTTGTTCGCGCAACGGCAGGACCCCGGCAAAACCGATGTTGAGGATTTGTTCCGCAGTGCCAGTGTTCTGGATCGAGAATTGTCGGAGTGGTCGTGCACTCTCCCCGCAACCTGGTCCTACTTGGCTGCCATGAACATCGACAGCCTGGGAGGATCGCGGTTTGTTCCGCTTCAAGTGCACAGATACACAGACCTCTACACTGCTCGCGTCTGGAACTTCTATCGAGTATCACGGCTGATTGTGCAGTCAGTCATCATCCGTACAGCCTCTTGGTTGTCTGCCGCAACGGAACCGGGTCCGTTCATGGACGTGGGGAGAATCGAGAGCAGCAGTCGTGAGTTGGTCAACGATATATGCGCGACCGTCCCGTTTCTCCTGGGGCACGATTTGTCCAAGATGAAACTTCCTATCTCGGAAAGAGGCGGTCGCCAGGGGACAAGAGCAGATCAGCCCACGACAAAGAGAAACAGCCTCACAAGCACCGGGGGGTTTTCACTTATATGGACCCTCTTTGTTGCCTGCAGCTGTTCGCCAGTGCCAGAGGCTCAACGGGAGTGGATGCTTGCGCAACTACGGTGTCTATCGGAGCTATGGGAGACGCAAGCACGGTTTGCGTGTTCCGAGAAGAGCGAACTCCTTTTAGGCGGTGCCGATAGCGTTCGGTTCGACTGTGTTTGA
- a CDS encoding Carboxylic ester hydrolase gives MSRYSKAALRALAARATTSSLADVCTVENVQNALPSNGTLLGIDLLPSTVTASPVYNATTGGGMMGGSSSGTTYTYCNVTVHYTHNGKGDTVVVKYALPSPTDFKSRFYVAGGGGFSLSSDATGGLSYGAAGGASDAGYDAFSNSYDEVVLYGNGSINWDATHMFGYQALGEMTQVGKALTKGFYSMGADDKVYTYFEGCSDGGREGMSQVQRWGEEYDGVIAGAPAFRFAQQQVLHVYSSAVEHTQDYYPPPCELAKIVNATIAACDGLDGRTDGVVSRTDLCKLQFDLKSVVGEPYYCAEKNSTSLGFGFNKRQAQGSTTSYQPAQNGTVSEQGVAVAQAIYDGVFNSEGQRAYLSWQIGSELGDASTTYNSETDAWELSIPSTGGEYVTKFVQLLDLDNLSDLNNVTYDTLVDWMNIGMIRYTDSLQTTLPDLTPFQASGGKLLHYHGESDSSIPAASSVHYWQSVRSVMYPNASDAEALESLADWYQFYLVPGAGHCGTNSLQPGPYPLSNMATMIDWVEGGNKPSRLNATVSSSTNVNAGETQMLCQWPTRPLWRGNSSDFDCVNDEKSIDSWTYTFPAFKIPVY, from the coding sequence ATGTCCCGTTACTCCAAAGCGGCTCTCCGCGCGCTGGCGGCCCGAGCCACCACGTCTTCCCTCGCGGATGTTTGCACAGTCGAGAACGTCCAAAACGCCCTGCCTTCCAATGGCACTCTTCTCGGGATCGACCTCCTTCCATCGACCGTCACGGCCAGCCCGGTCTACAACGCCACCACTGGCGGAGGCATGatgggcggcagcagctccgGCACGACTTACACCTACTGCAACGTCACGGTCCACTACACCCACAACGGCAAGGGtgacaccgtcgtcgtcaagtACGCGCTTCCGAGCCCCACTGACTTCAAGAGCCGGTTTtacgtcgccggcgggggcggtttctctctctccagcGATGCCACCGGCGGCCTGTCGtacggcgccgccgggggtGCCTCCGACGCCGGCTACGACGCCTTCAGCAACAGCTACGACGAGGTTGTCCTCTACGGCAACGGCTCCATCAACTGGGACGCCACCCACATGTTCGGCTACCAGGCCCTGGGCGAGATGACCCAGGTCGGCAAGGCCCTCACCAAGGGCTTCTACAGcatgggcgccgacgacaaggTCTACACCTACTTCGAGGGCTGCTCCGACGGTGGCCGCGAGGGCATGAGCCAGGTCCAGCGCTGGGGCGAGGAGTACGACGGCGTCATCGCGGGCGCTCCCGCTTTCCGCTTCGCCCAGCAGCAGGTCCTCCACGTCTACTCGTCCGCCGTCGAGCACACCCAGGACTACTACCCGCCCCCCTGcgagctggccaagatcgtcaacgccaccatcgccgcctgcgACGGGCTCGACGGGCGgaccgacggcgtcgtctccCGCACCGATCTCTGCAAGCTCCAGTTCGACCTGAAGTCCGTCGTTGGCGAGCCCTACTACTGCGCCGAGAAGAACAGCACCTCGCTCGGTTTCGGGTTCAACAAGAGACAGGCCCAGGGCAGCACGACCAGCTACCAGCCCGCCCAGAACGGCACCGTCTCCGAGCAGGgagtcgccgtcgcccaggcCATCTACGACGGCGTCTTCAACTCCGAGGGCCAGCGCGCCTACCTGTCGTGGCAGATCGGCTCCGAGCTCGGGGACGCTTCCACGACGTACAACTCCGAGACGGACGCCTGGGAGCTCAGCATCCCCTCGACCGGCGGCGAGTACGTCACCAAGttcgtccagctcctcgacctcgacaacctGTCGGACCTGAACAACGTCACCTACGACACGCTCGTCGACTGGATGAACATCGGCATGATCCGCTACACGGACTCCCTCCAGACCACCCTGCCGGACCTGACCCCCTTCCAGGCCTCGGGCGGCAAGCTCCTCCACTACCACGGCGAGTCGGACTCCAGCATCCCCGCCGCGTCCTCCGTCCACTACTGGCAGTCCGTCCGCTCCGTCATGTACCCCAACGCGTCCGACGCGGAGGCCCTCGAGTCCCTCGCGGACTGGTACCAGTTCTACCTGgtccccggcgccggccactGCGGCACCAACAGCCTCCAGCCGGGCCCGTACCCGCTGAGCAACATGGCCACCATGATCGACtgggtcgagggcggcaacaAGCCCAGCCGGCTCAACGCcaccgtctcctcctccaccaacGTCAACGCCGGCGAGACGCAGATGCTCTGCCAGTGGCCCACGCGTCCCCTCTGGCGCGGCAACAGCTCCGACTTTGACTGCGTCAACGACGAGAAGTCGATCGACAGCTGGACCTACACCTTCCCTGCCTTCAAGATCCCCGTTTACTAG